The proteins below are encoded in one region of Amycolatopsis magusensis:
- the phoU gene encoding phosphate signaling complex protein PhoU, with protein MREAYHVELEQLADKLAAMSVQVADAMERATAALLDVDLAVAEQVISDDAKVDDARAECEEQAYALLALQAPVATDLRTVLAAIHAAESLERMGDLALHVAKAARRRHPEPVLPDQVRGYFAEMGQIAVRLARQAEQVIKTKDVDAAKELEADDDQVDDIHKHLFTVLMDREWPHGVAAAVDVTLLGRFYERFADHAVSVARRMIFVVTGRMPGYGPGDEDL; from the coding sequence ATGCGCGAGGCTTACCACGTCGAACTCGAACAACTGGCCGACAAACTGGCGGCCATGTCCGTGCAGGTGGCGGATGCCATGGAGCGGGCGACCGCGGCCCTGCTCGACGTCGACCTCGCGGTCGCCGAGCAGGTGATCAGCGACGACGCCAAGGTCGACGACGCCAGGGCGGAGTGCGAGGAGCAGGCGTACGCGCTGCTGGCGCTGCAGGCGCCGGTGGCCACCGACCTGCGGACCGTGCTCGCGGCGATCCACGCGGCGGAAAGCCTGGAGCGCATGGGCGACCTGGCGCTGCACGTGGCCAAGGCCGCGCGGCGACGCCACCCGGAGCCGGTGCTGCCGGACCAGGTGCGGGGCTACTTCGCCGAAATGGGCCAGATCGCCGTGCGCCTGGCGCGGCAGGCGGAGCAGGTGATCAAGACCAAGGACGTCGACGCGGCCAAGGAGCTGGAGGCCGACGACGACCAGGTCGACGACATCCACAAGCACCTGTTCACCGTGCTGATGGACCGCGAATGGCCGCACGGCGTGGCCGCCGCGGTCGACGTCACGCTGCTGGGCCGGTTCTACGAGCGCTTCGCCGACCACGCGGTTTCGGTGGCGCGCCGGATGATCTTCGTGGTCACCGGCCGCATGCCCGGCTACGGCCCGGGTGACGAAGACCTGTAA
- a CDS encoding SDR family NAD(P)-dependent oxidoreductase, translating into MTDRIDNALDCWRHRMDWRPVSGTPRLSGRWALVVADLDDGAQFAAVLRQYGAEPILIPAGNRSAMADCLRIFRGLNGVISLLALQESDEDLPPGVASTVYLMQALGDAGLAVPLWCVTRGAMTTGGDPVQALLWGLGRAAVLENPHRWGGLVDLPGDLDEHTARHFVTALSHDGGDNRFAVHKDGLYAARTVREPGHDWTPRGTVLITGATGALGTRVARWAAEQGADHLVLVSRRGPAATEAAELRKLLAGTRVTMAAADVTDEASLARVKAECGPIDAVVHTAGHDPVGPLPELRPADLLTRVVGARNLDRVFAGTTLDAFVLMSTLDGVRGRLGQGAAAATSAYLAALAARRRARGGRAHALAYDCRVTDDLRIFVFPDVLDNPGLTHDLRERSADFAATYAECERQLARYTDPLHGRDWATMVALAAMWRARGVRPARVLGHGAGEIAAAVVSGSLTLEEGAKAIAVRSQEMVAVSLPESEVADRIARWQGRIGVLAVEGPESVVVSGDPAAIDELTFRFRAGRITVRRLVRASAGNAEAFERTLAAYRAHGYRLIEMTTPPVPAEDRLHWLEVG; encoded by the coding sequence ATGACCGACAGGATCGACAACGCGTTGGACTGCTGGCGGCACCGGATGGACTGGCGGCCGGTGTCGGGCACCCCGCGGCTCTCGGGCCGCTGGGCGCTGGTGGTCGCCGATCTGGACGACGGCGCGCAGTTCGCCGCGGTGTTGCGGCAGTACGGGGCCGAGCCGATCCTGATCCCCGCCGGGAACCGCTCGGCGATGGCCGACTGCCTCCGGATCTTCCGCGGGTTGAACGGCGTGATTTCCCTGCTGGCACTGCAGGAATCCGATGAGGACCTGCCGCCGGGGGTGGCGAGCACGGTCTACCTGATGCAGGCGCTCGGCGACGCCGGGCTCGCCGTGCCGCTCTGGTGCGTCACGCGTGGCGCGATGACCACCGGCGGTGACCCCGTGCAGGCGCTGCTCTGGGGACTCGGCCGCGCCGCCGTGCTGGAGAACCCGCACCGGTGGGGCGGGCTCGTGGACCTGCCCGGCGATCTGGACGAGCACACCGCGCGCCACTTCGTCACCGCGTTGTCGCACGACGGCGGCGACAACCGGTTCGCCGTCCACAAAGACGGGCTCTACGCGGCTCGCACGGTCCGCGAGCCGGGGCACGACTGGACCCCGCGTGGCACCGTGCTGATCACCGGTGCCACCGGCGCGCTCGGCACCCGCGTCGCCCGCTGGGCCGCCGAACAGGGCGCGGACCACCTGGTGCTGGTCAGCCGTCGTGGCCCGGCGGCGACGGAAGCGGCGGAGCTGCGCAAACTCCTCGCCGGGACCCGGGTGACGATGGCCGCCGCCGACGTCACCGACGAGGCCTCGCTCGCCAGGGTCAAGGCGGAGTGCGGGCCGATCGACGCCGTGGTGCACACCGCCGGGCACGACCCCGTCGGCCCGCTGCCCGAACTCCGCCCGGCCGACCTGCTCACCAGGGTGGTCGGTGCCCGCAACCTGGATCGCGTGTTCGCCGGGACCACGCTGGACGCCTTCGTGCTCATGTCCACTTTGGACGGTGTGCGCGGGCGGCTCGGCCAGGGTGCGGCGGCGGCGACGAGCGCCTACTTGGCCGCGCTCGCCGCCCGCCGCCGCGCCAGGGGCGGCCGGGCCCACGCACTGGCGTACGACTGCCGCGTCACCGACGATCTGCGGATCTTCGTGTTCCCCGACGTGCTGGACAACCCCGGGCTGACTCACGACCTGCGCGAGCGTTCCGCCGATTTCGCGGCCACCTACGCCGAATGCGAGCGCCAGCTGGCCCGCTACACCGATCCCCTGCACGGCCGCGACTGGGCCACGATGGTCGCGCTCGCCGCGATGTGGCGGGCGCGCGGCGTCCGCCCGGCGCGCGTGCTCGGCCACGGTGCCGGCGAGATCGCGGCGGCCGTGGTCTCCGGCTCGCTCACCCTCGAAGAAGGCGCGAAGGCGATCGCCGTGCGGTCGCAGGAAATGGTCGCGGTTTCCCTGCCGGAAAGCGAAGTGGCCGACCGGATCGCCCGCTGGCAGGGCCGGATCGGCGTGCTCGCGGTGGAGGGGCCGGAATCGGTGGTCGTTTCCGGGGATCCGGCCGCGATCGACGAGCTGACCTTCCGCTTCCGCGCCGGTCGCATCACCGTGCGACGCCTCGTGCGTGCGTCGGCGGGCAACGCGGAGGCGTTCGAGCGCACGTTGGCCGCCTACCGCGCGCACGGTTACCGCCTCATCGAAATGACCACACCGCCGGTGCCCGCCGAGGACCGCCTGCACTGGCTGGAGGTGGGTTGA